In Gimesia benthica, a single window of DNA contains:
- a CDS encoding DNA translocase FtsK — MIDVQRFKTDLIALGLLAATVFLGLSLFSYDPADPPAQLVYPVREVAQNLCGATGAHIAHLLRSGFGLGAWGIFLALVVVDMRMFSRQETSGVMVELFGLALILVSLCIGSQILLGSNNATPLIGSGGYIGALGYSLLNAKFSLAGSLILLASMCAAGLLLTADTLPVRILFACLAFPFKAFSRESSEVDENAEAAEEEEEYEEEEEIVAEDEQEYEEEEEPAPAPKAKKLKKRKPIKVNPPAGLRLARQTQPIEQKKNSSYELPGLDLLEEAENFPFELLAKKAEEAAEILENTFADFGLDIQVSEIDTGPVLTLFELDLKPGLRVAKVTALANDLAVALRVPSVRVVPSIPGKNTVGVEVPNDKQVMVRLRELIESCADDADKNRIPLFMGKDVSGRPLTADLAKLPHLLIAGRTGTGKSVCLNTLILSLLMTRTPNEVKMLMIDPKMVELSGYKRIPHLMHPVITDMKKAEAVLAWAVDKMEERYDLLARCGSRNIESFNKLGKARVLELADIDPDSEEAQQMPEKMPSIVIVADEIADMMMTSGKDVEAHIIRLAQKSRAVGIHLVLATQKPTVDVITGLIKSNLPARVSFQVASRGDSRVVLDENGADALLGNGDMLYLAPGTSKLTRAQGAYVSDEEIERVIDFFSDMEPEYSPELAQITSANSKKNGGGDSDRKEDSLYNEAVEVVIREGRGSVSLLQRALGVGYGRGARLIDYMAEDGIVGEYNGSQAREVLYTIDEWEAMKSSDFDDGYGEEEYEEEFV; from the coding sequence ATGATCGACGTTCAACGGTTCAAAACAGATCTGATAGCGCTGGGGTTACTGGCAGCAACAGTCTTTCTCGGACTGAGCCTGTTCAGTTACGATCCCGCTGATCCCCCTGCGCAACTGGTCTACCCTGTCCGTGAAGTTGCACAAAATCTATGTGGTGCCACGGGAGCACATATCGCCCATCTGCTCCGCTCTGGCTTCGGTCTTGGTGCCTGGGGAATCTTTCTGGCTCTGGTCGTCGTTGATATGCGAATGTTCTCACGCCAGGAGACATCGGGAGTTATGGTCGAACTGTTCGGTCTGGCTCTGATTCTCGTTTCACTCTGTATTGGTAGCCAGATCCTGCTTGGATCAAATAACGCTACGCCTCTCATTGGCAGTGGTGGTTATATTGGCGCACTCGGCTATTCACTGCTGAATGCCAAATTCTCTCTCGCCGGTTCTTTAATTCTACTCGCATCCATGTGCGCCGCTGGTCTGTTACTGACTGCCGACACACTTCCCGTTCGTATCCTGTTTGCGTGCCTGGCATTCCCTTTCAAAGCTTTCAGCCGCGAATCATCTGAAGTCGATGAAAACGCCGAAGCAGCTGAAGAAGAGGAAGAATACGAAGAGGAAGAGGAAATCGTCGCAGAAGACGAACAAGAGTATGAGGAAGAAGAGGAACCAGCACCCGCTCCTAAAGCTAAGAAACTGAAAAAGCGGAAGCCGATCAAAGTCAATCCGCCTGCCGGCCTGCGACTGGCCCGTCAGACACAACCGATCGAACAAAAAAAAAACAGCTCGTATGAGCTGCCCGGGTTAGATCTGCTGGAAGAAGCAGAGAACTTTCCTTTCGAACTGCTGGCTAAAAAAGCAGAAGAAGCAGCCGAGATTCTGGAAAATACCTTCGCTGATTTCGGACTCGATATCCAGGTCTCTGAAATTGACACAGGACCGGTACTCACTCTGTTCGAACTGGATCTGAAACCTGGTTTGCGAGTTGCCAAAGTCACCGCACTGGCCAATGATCTGGCTGTCGCCCTGCGTGTACCTTCCGTGCGTGTTGTGCCTTCAATTCCCGGTAAAAACACCGTTGGTGTGGAAGTCCCTAACGACAAACAGGTCATGGTGCGTCTGCGTGAACTTATTGAATCCTGTGCGGACGATGCAGACAAAAACCGGATCCCACTCTTCATGGGTAAAGACGTCAGCGGTCGTCCACTGACTGCGGACCTCGCCAAGTTGCCTCACCTGCTGATTGCAGGGCGAACCGGTACTGGTAAGAGTGTCTGTCTCAACACTTTGATTCTTTCACTTTTGATGACACGGACTCCCAACGAAGTCAAAATGCTGATGATCGACCCCAAAATGGTGGAACTCAGCGGCTACAAACGGATTCCGCACCTGATGCATCCGGTCATCACCGACATGAAGAAAGCAGAAGCCGTTCTGGCTTGGGCCGTCGACAAAATGGAAGAGCGTTATGACCTGCTCGCCCGTTGCGGCTCCCGGAACATCGAAAGCTTCAACAAGCTCGGTAAGGCAAGAGTACTGGAACTGGCTGACATCGATCCCGATTCAGAAGAAGCCCAGCAGATGCCCGAAAAAATGCCGTCAATTGTGATTGTGGCAGATGAAATTGCCGACATGATGATGACCTCTGGCAAAGATGTGGAAGCTCACATTATCCGCCTGGCTCAGAAATCGCGTGCGGTCGGAATTCACCTGGTCCTCGCCACACAGAAACCAACGGTAGACGTCATCACCGGTCTGATCAAATCCAACCTGCCTGCCCGCGTTTCATTCCAGGTAGCCAGCCGTGGCGACAGCCGCGTGGTTTTGGATGAAAACGGTGCCGATGCCCTGCTCGGAAACGGGGACATGCTGTATCTGGCTCCGGGAACCAGTAAACTGACCCGTGCTCAGGGAGCCTATGTCAGCGATGAAGAAATCGAACGCGTGATTGACTTCTTCAGCGATATGGAACCAGAATACAGCCCCGAGCTGGCTCAGATCACCTCTGCCAACTCTAAGAAGAACGGTGGCGGCGATTCGGACCGTAAGGAAGACAGCCTCTACAACGAAGCTGTTGAAGTTGTCATCCGCGAAGGTCGTGGTTCGGTTTCTCTCCTACAGCGGGCTCTGGGAGTCGGCTATGGTCGGGGTGCCCGCCTGATCGACTACATGGCAGAAGACGGAATCGTGGGTGAGTATAATGGCTCCCAGGCACGTGAAGTCCTGTACACAATCGATGAGTGGGAAGCCATGAAATCCAGTGATTTCGACGATGGCTACGGCGAAGAAGAATACGAAGAGGAATTCGTCTAA
- a CDS encoding valine--tRNA ligase — MTESLEKHYNPESAQQKWYPFWEEKGYFHAEPNPEKEQHTIMIPLPNVTGALHMGHALNGTLQDLITRWRRMQGYEALWMPGTDHAGIATQAVVERRMKEEENLTRHDIGRDALIERIWKWKDQYEKRILNQLRKLGASCDWERTRFTLDEMCSKAVRRTFLKLFSDGLIYRGKRLVNWDPFLQTAVADDEVFSEDIDGKFWTFQYPVVDSDERISFSTTRPETMLGDTAVCVHPSDERYTHLVGKKVRIPLNGREIPIIADALLADKDLGTGAVKVTPAHDPNDYACGLRNDLEQINILNPDGTMNEAAGQYEGLDRYEVRKKVVEDMDQQGFFIEVEDRKIPVKHSDRSKTPIEPYLSDQWFVKMDTLAQSAIDAVDDGRVRFFPSRYSKTYLDWLKEKRDWCISRQLWWGHRIPIWYCETCTEEELSQAFGDRYDVSFRRDDEDTCWLICSETDLNGDELGAAHQLTQDDDVLDTWFSSALWPHATLGWPDKNPDLDYFYPGSVLVTSRDIITLWVARMVLTGLYNMGDIPFKHVCIHPKILDGFGQTMSKSKGNGVDPMDLIDKYGVDAVRFTISSFAGETQDVRLPVGYEDPETGEVVPQTLEHQTAIPAGGEKPRIKFPKSGKSYQYTSPWFDPDPGEKVARIVSERFEYGRNFCNKLWNACRFAMLNLEGYTPGVVDEDDLTMEDRWILSRLSTVAEEVTTVLGRYQFDVATRAIRDFTWNEFCDWYLEMIKPRLRDEALKPVAQRVLVGVLDNLLRLLQPFVPFVTEELWQRLNEIAPERGLFTPEPAVESVMVAAWLEPPQSWQDSQLEKRFERLQEMIVAVRNIRAVYKISPATPLKLFLRCEAGIADDMQNVASQFDNLAKTLLESAGADVQRPGGSATFSLNEVDGFIALKGIIDLDAELTRLQAEAEKLQKHIEGSEKKLANKNFVDRAPADVVEGVKETLAGLQKQLQSVQDSINQLSEQ; from the coding sequence ATGACCGAATCGCTTGAGAAACATTACAATCCCGAGAGTGCACAACAGAAATGGTACCCTTTCTGGGAGGAAAAAGGCTATTTTCATGCTGAGCCCAACCCGGAAAAAGAGCAGCATACCATTATGATTCCCCTACCGAACGTGACCGGGGCTCTGCACATGGGACACGCGCTCAACGGTACGCTACAGGACCTGATCACCCGCTGGCGGCGGATGCAGGGCTACGAGGCACTCTGGATGCCCGGAACCGACCACGCCGGCATCGCCACCCAGGCAGTGGTCGAACGCCGGATGAAGGAAGAGGAAAACCTGACCCGCCATGACATCGGCCGAGACGCTCTCATCGAACGAATCTGGAAATGGAAAGACCAGTACGAAAAGCGGATCCTGAACCAGCTGCGGAAACTGGGCGCCAGCTGCGACTGGGAACGCACCCGCTTCACACTGGATGAAATGTGTTCCAAAGCTGTCAGACGCACATTTCTGAAGCTCTTTTCGGATGGACTTATTTATCGCGGCAAGCGACTCGTGAACTGGGATCCCTTCCTGCAGACCGCCGTTGCGGATGACGAAGTCTTTTCCGAAGACATCGACGGGAAATTCTGGACCTTTCAATACCCGGTGGTAGACAGCGACGAACGGATTTCGTTCTCCACGACACGTCCTGAAACCATGCTGGGCGACACAGCTGTCTGCGTGCATCCATCCGATGAACGTTATACGCACCTGGTTGGAAAGAAAGTCCGCATCCCTCTGAACGGACGTGAAATCCCCATCATCGCGGATGCACTCCTGGCAGATAAAGACCTGGGGACCGGTGCCGTAAAAGTCACACCAGCTCACGACCCGAACGACTATGCCTGTGGACTGCGGAACGATTTGGAACAGATCAACATCCTCAATCCTGACGGTACAATGAACGAAGCCGCCGGTCAATACGAGGGTCTGGATCGCTATGAGGTCCGTAAAAAAGTTGTTGAAGACATGGATCAGCAGGGCTTCTTCATCGAAGTCGAAGACCGCAAGATTCCCGTCAAGCACAGCGATCGTTCCAAGACTCCAATCGAACCGTACCTCTCAGATCAATGGTTCGTAAAAATGGATACGCTGGCCCAGTCCGCCATTGATGCTGTGGACGATGGTCGCGTTCGCTTCTTCCCCAGTCGCTATTCCAAAACGTATCTTGACTGGTTGAAGGAAAAGCGGGACTGGTGTATCAGTCGCCAGCTCTGGTGGGGACATCGCATCCCGATCTGGTACTGTGAAACCTGCACGGAAGAAGAGCTGAGCCAGGCTTTCGGTGACCGTTATGATGTCAGCTTCCGCCGGGATGACGAAGACACCTGCTGGTTGATCTGTTCCGAAACCGATCTGAATGGTGACGAACTGGGTGCTGCCCATCAGTTGACACAGGACGATGACGTCTTGGATACCTGGTTCAGCAGTGCCCTCTGGCCACACGCGACCCTGGGCTGGCCCGACAAAAATCCTGACCTCGATTACTTCTATCCGGGCAGCGTACTGGTTACCAGCCGCGATATCATCACGCTCTGGGTAGCACGCATGGTCCTCACCGGCCTGTATAACATGGGCGATATCCCATTTAAGCACGTCTGCATCCATCCAAAAATTCTCGATGGTTTCGGACAGACCATGTCCAAATCCAAAGGTAACGGCGTGGATCCGATGGATCTCATCGACAAATACGGCGTCGATGCCGTTCGGTTTACAATCTCCTCTTTCGCCGGGGAAACACAGGACGTTCGTCTGCCCGTCGGTTATGAGGATCCCGAGACCGGCGAAGTGGTACCGCAAACTCTGGAACACCAGACCGCCATCCCCGCCGGTGGCGAGAAGCCACGGATCAAATTCCCCAAGAGCGGCAAGTCGTATCAGTATACGAGCCCCTGGTTTGACCCCGATCCGGGCGAAAAAGTGGCGCGTATTGTCAGTGAACGCTTTGAATACGGCCGCAACTTCTGTAACAAGCTCTGGAATGCCTGCCGGTTCGCGATGCTGAACCTGGAAGGCTACACTCCCGGAGTGGTCGATGAAGATGACCTGACGATGGAAGATCGCTGGATCCTGAGCCGACTGTCGACCGTGGCTGAGGAAGTGACTACCGTTCTGGGACGCTACCAGTTCGATGTCGCGACGCGCGCCATTCGGGATTTCACCTGGAATGAATTCTGTGACTGGTACCTGGAAATGATCAAACCGCGGCTGCGGGATGAAGCTCTCAAACCGGTCGCACAACGCGTGCTGGTGGGTGTACTGGATAATCTGCTGCGACTGCTGCAGCCATTTGTGCCCTTCGTTACAGAAGAGCTCTGGCAGCGTCTGAATGAAATTGCTCCCGAGCGGGGACTGTTCACACCAGAACCGGCTGTCGAGAGCGTGATGGTCGCTGCCTGGCTCGAACCACCACAGAGCTGGCAGGATTCCCAGCTGGAAAAACGGTTTGAGCGTCTGCAGGAAATGATTGTTGCGGTCCGCAATATTCGGGCAGTTTACAAAATTTCCCCGGCCACCCCACTGAAACTCTTCCTGCGTTGTGAAGCCGGGATTGCGGATGACATGCAGAACGTAGCCAGCCAGTTCGATAACCTGGCGAAAACCCTGCTGGAATCAGCGGGAGCCGATGTGCAGCGACCGGGTGGTTCAGCGACATTCTCCCTCAATGAGGTGGATGGTTTTATTGCCCTGAAAGGCATTATCGATCTGGATGCGGAACTCACCCGACTGCAGGCGGAAGCGGAAAAACTGCAAAAGCACATTGAAGGCAGTGAAAAGAAACTGGCCAACAAGAACTTTGTCGATCGTGCCCCTGCCGATGTTGTGGAAGGGGTTAAAGAAACGCTGGCCGGACTGCAGAAACAGTTACAGAGTGTCCAGGACTCCATTAATCAACTGAGCGAGCAGTAA
- a CDS encoding bifunctional nuclease family protein — protein MLVEMELSRIIISEIGDQQVIYLREVEGDRVFPILIGIFEATTIERRVNNEFKPQRPLTHDLLKNTIESLGGTLKDIVITHLEDHTYYAVLRVDQDGELIEIDSRPSDAIALSIHFEPHLPIYVHESVLEQTAK, from the coding sequence TTGCTAGTTGAAATGGAGTTATCTCGCATCATTATCAGCGAGATCGGTGACCAGCAGGTAATCTACCTGCGTGAAGTCGAGGGAGACCGGGTCTTTCCGATTCTGATCGGTATTTTTGAGGCGACAACCATCGAGCGTCGTGTCAACAATGAGTTCAAGCCCCAGCGGCCTTTGACTCACGATCTGCTCAAGAACACTATCGAATCTCTAGGCGGTACGCTGAAAGACATCGTAATCACACACCTGGAAGATCATACCTACTATGCGGTCCTCCGCGTCGATCAGGATGGTGAGTTGATTGAAATCGACAGTCGCCCCAGTGATGCAATCGCTTTGTCGATTCACTTCGAACCCCACCTGCCCATCTACGTTCACGAATCGGTGCTCGAACAGACCGCCAAATAA
- the cimA gene encoding citramalate synthase: MARIQMYDTTLRDGSQGEGVNFSLEDKLQITAKLDEMGFDYIEGGYPLSNPKDTEYFQRVAEMDLKHAKVTAFGMTRRKDIEAKDDVGMQALRDSQAPVVTIVGKTWDLHVTEVLRVSLEENLAMISDSVGFIKSCGREVMYDAEHFFDGFRANPEYALKTIKAAADAGADVIIPCDTNGGSLPEVITKYVDLVRSEIDVPLGIHCHNDCDLAVANSLAAIEHGVVQVQGTINGLGERCGNADLISVIANLVTKKEGYSVLLDNNLHNLTELSRYVYELANMNFRSSQPFVGSSAFAHKGGMHVHAVNRLARSYEHIEPEVVGNERKVLVSELSGRSNIVAKTTKFQLDNDPELLTRILEKVQDLENEGYQFEAAEASFDLLVKKVAGTFKPHFEKVHYRVNVESDNSHEPLTEATIKLTVNDQQEHVVGEGDGPVNALDTALRKALCPFYPALEKMHLVDYKVRVINSAEGTAASVRVVIESRDDQHVWSSIGVSENVIEASWLALADSFEYKLYKDEGTFLD, encoded by the coding sequence ATGGCCCGAATTCAGATGTACGATACCACTTTGCGGGATGGCAGCCAGGGAGAAGGCGTGAACTTCTCATTGGAAGATAAGCTGCAGATTACCGCAAAGCTCGACGAAATGGGCTTTGACTACATCGAAGGTGGCTACCCCCTCTCCAATCCCAAGGATACCGAATATTTCCAGCGGGTTGCGGAAATGGACCTCAAGCATGCCAAAGTGACGGCGTTCGGTATGACCCGCCGCAAGGACATTGAAGCCAAAGACGATGTCGGCATGCAGGCCCTGCGCGACTCCCAGGCCCCCGTGGTTACCATCGTAGGTAAAACCTGGGATCTGCACGTTACCGAAGTGCTTCGGGTCTCTCTGGAAGAGAACCTGGCGATGATCTCCGACTCTGTGGGATTCATCAAATCCTGCGGACGGGAAGTCATGTATGACGCAGAGCATTTCTTCGATGGTTTTCGTGCCAATCCCGAATACGCCTTGAAAACAATCAAGGCAGCAGCAGATGCCGGCGCGGATGTGATCATCCCTTGTGACACCAATGGCGGCAGTCTACCGGAAGTCATCACCAAATATGTCGACCTGGTCCGCTCAGAAATCGATGTGCCGCTGGGCATCCACTGTCATAACGACTGCGATCTGGCTGTTGCCAATTCACTGGCCGCCATCGAACACGGCGTAGTGCAGGTTCAGGGAACAATCAACGGCCTGGGCGAACGTTGTGGCAATGCGGATCTGATCAGCGTGATTGCCAACCTGGTAACCAAGAAAGAGGGCTACTCGGTTCTGCTGGATAACAACCTGCATAATCTGACCGAGCTGTCCCGCTATGTCTACGAGCTGGCCAATATGAACTTTCGCTCGAGCCAGCCTTTTGTCGGCAGCAGTGCTTTTGCCCACAAAGGTGGCATGCACGTACACGCCGTAAATCGACTCGCCCGCAGCTATGAGCATATCGAGCCAGAGGTTGTCGGGAATGAACGGAAGGTCCTCGTCAGTGAGCTTTCAGGGCGTTCCAATATCGTGGCCAAGACCACCAAGTTCCAACTCGACAACGATCCGGAACTGCTCACCCGGATCCTGGAAAAAGTCCAGGACCTCGAAAACGAAGGGTATCAGTTTGAAGCAGCGGAAGCCTCGTTTGACCTGCTGGTCAAGAAGGTCGCCGGCACTTTTAAACCACACTTTGAAAAGGTCCACTACCGCGTAAACGTCGAATCAGACAATTCCCACGAACCGCTGACCGAAGCGACCATCAAGCTGACTGTCAACGATCAGCAGGAGCATGTGGTCGGCGAAGGCGATGGTCCCGTGAACGCACTGGATACCGCCTTGCGGAAGGCCCTCTGCCCCTTCTACCCTGCCCTGGAGAAAATGCATCTGGTCGACTACAAAGTCCGCGTCATCAACTCAGCTGAAGGAACTGCCGCCAGTGTGCGTGTGGTCATCGAGAGTCGAGACGATCAGCATGTCTGGAGCAGTATCGGCGTCAGTGAGAATGTGATCGAGGCGAGCTGGCTGGCGCTGGCTGACAGTTTCGAATACAAGCTCTACAAAGACGAAGGAACTTTTTTGGATTAG